A window of the Loxodonta africana isolate mLoxAfr1 chromosome 3, mLoxAfr1.hap2, whole genome shotgun sequence genome harbors these coding sequences:
- the PLEKHO1 gene encoding pleckstrin homology domain-containing family O member 1 isoform X2: MSASLQVTVEEDSYLAHPTRDRAKIQHSRRPPTRGHLMAVASTSTSDGMLTLDLIQEEDPSPEEPTSCAESFRVDLDKSMAQLAGIRRRADSDRATSLPRPWEKPDKGATYTPQAPKKLTPTEKGRCASLEEILSQRDAAPARTLQLRAEHPPAPILPRPGQLSRIQDLVARKLEKTQELLAEVQGLGDGKRKAKDPPGSPPDSESDQLLLETERLLGEASSNWSQAKRVLQEVRELRDLYRQMDLQTPDSHLRQSTQHSQYRKSLM, from the exons ATGAG TGCATCTCTTCAGGTCACAGTTGAGGAGGACAGCTATCTCGCCCACCCTACTCGAGACCGGGCAAAAATCCAGCACTCCCGCCGCCCCCCAACTCGGGGACACCTAATGGCTGTG GCTTCAACTTCTACCTCGGATGGGATGCTGACCTTGGACCTGATCCAGGAGGAAGACCCTTCTCCTGAGGAACCAACCTCCTGTGCTGAGAGCTTTCGGGTCGACTTGGACAAGTCGATGGCCCAGCTGGCAGGCATTCGGCGGAGAGCAGACTCAGACCGGGCAACCAGCCTTCCCCGACCTTGGGAGAAGCCAGATAAGGGGGCCACCTATACCCCCCAGGCACCCAAGAAGTTGACCCCCACAGAGAAAGGCCGCTGTGCCTCCCTAGAGGAGATCCTATCTCAGCGGGACGCTGCCCCAGCCCGTACCCTCCAGTTGCGGGCTGAACACCCTCCAGCCCCCATCCTACCCCGCCCGGGGCAGCTGTCCCGGATTCAGGACCTGGTAGCAAGGAAACTGGAGAAGACTCAGGAGCTGCTGGCAGAGGTTCAGGGACTGGGAGATGGGAAGCGAAAGGCCAAGGACCCCCCTGGGTCTCCTCCTGACTCCGAGTCAGATCAGCTGCTGCTAGAGACAGAGCGCCTGCTGGGGGAGGCATCGTCGAATTGGAGCCAGGCCAAGAGGGTGCTGCAGGAAGTCAGGGAGCTGAGGGACCTGTACAGACAGATGGACCTGCAGACCCCAGACTCCCACCTCAGACAGAGCACCCAACACAGCCAGTACCGGAAGAGCCTGATGTGA